A DNA window from Flavisolibacter ginsenosidimutans contains the following coding sequences:
- a CDS encoding N-acetylmuramoyl-L-alanine amidase family protein encodes MLKKTFLIVTLFSVSALLTSFAPPKKDQQVIKTIIIDAGHGIMDNGNHNGARGSYSYEDDICLAVAKKLVAKIRDQYPDIKIVETRPTENIVALKERANIANRNHGDLFVSIHVNAMPPIHHKELVGYEKEVYYTGKGKKKKKHTRKVPQYRYYTTPNTHEKGTQTYIWGAHKAEDKELAVRENAQMLEEDNYKQTYGDIDPNSPEFVALSLVKTKQYSTRSAMLSNMVEEQFSKVGRISGGPMQRQVGIWVLQATAMPSILVETGFITNPDEEKYLNSENGQFELADCITKAVGNYMKWLEKRQNANGPSVYVPATPATMNDAFLQALNEHHNTPGENRKTLAAK; translated from the coding sequence ATGCTGAAAAAAACTTTTTTAATCGTAACCCTGTTTTCCGTTTCGGCCTTGCTGACTTCTTTTGCGCCGCCGAAGAAGGATCAGCAAGTGATCAAAACCATCATCATTGACGCGGGCCACGGCATCATGGACAACGGCAACCACAACGGCGCAAGAGGCAGCTATTCTTATGAAGATGACATTTGCCTGGCAGTGGCGAAAAAGCTGGTGGCGAAAATCAGGGACCAATACCCCGACATTAAAATTGTAGAAACGCGGCCCACCGAAAACATCGTGGCGCTGAAAGAAAGAGCCAACATTGCCAACCGCAACCACGGCGATCTTTTTGTTTCCATTCACGTGAACGCCATGCCGCCCATTCATCACAAGGAGTTGGTGGGCTACGAAAAAGAAGTGTACTACACCGGCAAAGGCAAGAAGAAAAAAAAGCACACCCGCAAGGTGCCGCAATACCGCTATTATACTACGCCCAATACGCACGAAAAAGGCACGCAAACCTACATTTGGGGAGCGCACAAAGCCGAGGATAAAGAACTGGCTGTTCGCGAAAACGCACAGATGCTTGAAGAAGACAACTACAAGCAAACCTATGGCGACATTGACCCCAACTCGCCGGAGTTTGTGGCGCTCTCGCTTGTAAAAACAAAGCAGTACAGCACCCGCAGCGCCATGCTGTCGAACATGGTGGAAGAACAATTTTCAAAAGTGGGCCGCATCAGCGGTGGCCCCATGCAAAGGCAAGTAGGCATTTGGGTTTTGCAAGCCACGGCCATGCCGAGCATTCTTGTGGAAACCGGTTTCATCACCAATCCTGATGAAGAAAAATACTTGAACAGCGAAAACGGCCAATTTGAACTGGCCGACTGCATCACAAAGGCCGTTGGCAATTACATGAAATGGCTGGAGAAAAGGCAGAACGCAAACGGCCCTTCGGTTTACGTGCCCGCTACACCGGCAACAATGAACGATGCTTTCCTGCAAGCTTTGAATGAACACCACAACACGCCTGGAGAAAACAGAAAGACGTTGGCGGCAAAATAA
- a CDS encoding nucleotidyltransferase family protein yields the protein MTVIEKHRRDIQKLCAQHKVKKLYAFGSALTPKFNSDSDIDFIVDFESQDIDCYADNYFNLKFALEEVFKRRIDLLEEKTIKNPYFKQAIENQRRLLYGA from the coding sequence ATGACTGTAATCGAGAAGCATAGAAGAGACATTCAAAAGTTATGCGCACAGCATAAGGTAAAAAAGCTGTATGCATTCGGTTCTGCTTTGACACCCAAGTTCAACAGTGACAGCGATATTGACTTCATAGTTGATTTTGAATCTCAGGATATTGATTGTTATGCGGACAATTATTTTAATCTAAAGTTTGCACTTGAGGAGGTTTTCAAAAGGCGTATTGATCTTTTAGAAGAAAAGACCATCAAGAACCCATACTTTAAACAAGCGATAGAAAATCAACGTCGACTTCTTTATGGAGCTTGA
- a CDS encoding HepT-like ribonuclease domain-containing protein, with translation MELEIKTWLFDILNAIEEIESFTNFQDFASFHSDLKTKRAVERDIEIIGEAMSRILAKDDSIDVANTRKIVDTRNRIIHGYDTVSDEILWNIIIQHLPILKQEIQELLK, from the coding sequence ATGGAGCTTGAAATCAAAACCTGGCTTTTCGACATCCTAAATGCTATCGAGGAAATTGAATCTTTCACCAACTTTCAAGACTTTGCTTCGTTCCATTCTGATCTCAAAACCAAAAGAGCGGTTGAAAGAGACATCGAAATTATTGGTGAAGCAATGAGCAGAATACTAGCCAAAGACGATTCGATTGATGTTGCCAATACAAGAAAGATTGTCGACACTAGAAACCGCATCATCCATGGTTACGATACTGTTTCTGACGAAATTTTATGGAACATAATTATACAGCATCTGCCAATCCTTAAACAAGAGATTCAAGAACTTCTTAAATAG
- a CDS encoding multidrug effflux MFS transporter: MNTNGTNKNFYLILILGLLTAIGPFSIDMYLPAFPDIAKNLHTSIAQVMLSLSSFFIGISVGQLIYGPLLERLGRKKPLYAGLCIYLLASVGCALATSVNSLILFRLLQALGGCAGMVAARAIVRDLFDVKQNAKIFSTLMLVVAVSPIIAPTAGGYVTAVFGWRYVFVILIGINIAILTGVYFLLPESKNPDPNFSLKAGAIVKNFAGIVKHPQFYTYAFTGAVAYGGLCAYISGSPNVFMEIFKVSEKQYGWIFALIALGIISASQINNLALKKYSSEQIIQISLLCQSAVGLTFACLALFSLNGLYITILLIFLFLCCQGFVFPNASALSLASFGHNAGSASALMGAIQMGVGAGASAVVSLLQNHTSLPMAGVMAGCSVSALLLYTLGRKLIVQQASKEAVAEEDVEMMTTL; this comes from the coding sequence ATGAATACCAACGGCACTAACAAGAATTTCTACCTCATTCTCATATTGGGTTTGCTAACCGCTATCGGGCCTTTTTCCATTGACATGTACCTGCCGGCTTTTCCCGACATCGCGAAGAACCTGCACACATCCATAGCGCAGGTTATGTTGTCGTTGTCCAGTTTTTTCATCGGCATTTCTGTGGGGCAGTTGATCTATGGGCCATTGCTGGAACGATTGGGCAGGAAAAAGCCTTTGTATGCGGGCCTTTGTATTTACCTGCTCGCTTCCGTTGGTTGTGCGTTGGCTACGTCGGTAAATTCATTGATCCTGTTTCGCTTGTTGCAGGCTTTAGGCGGCTGTGCGGGCATGGTGGCGGCGCGGGCCATTGTGCGGGATTTGTTTGATGTAAAACAGAACGCCAAAATATTTTCAACCTTGATGCTGGTAGTAGCAGTGTCGCCAATTATTGCGCCGACGGCCGGTGGTTATGTAACCGCTGTTTTTGGCTGGCGTTACGTTTTTGTCATTCTTATCGGGATAAACATTGCCATTCTCACCGGCGTATATTTTTTATTGCCCGAAAGCAAAAATCCCGATCCGAATTTTTCATTGAAAGCAGGAGCTATTGTGAAAAATTTTGCAGGCATTGTTAAGCATCCGCAGTTTTATACATATGCTTTTACTGGAGCCGTTGCTTATGGCGGTTTGTGTGCTTACATCAGCGGTTCGCCCAATGTGTTTATGGAGATATTCAAGGTGAGTGAAAAGCAATACGGTTGGATCTTTGCGCTCATTGCTTTAGGGATTATCAGTGCCAGTCAAATCAACAATCTTGCACTGAAGAAATACTCAAGTGAACAAATCATTCAAATCTCGCTGCTTTGTCAAAGTGCGGTTGGATTAACCTTTGCCTGTCTTGCTCTTTTTAGTTTGAACGGCTTATACATTACCATTCTTCTCATCTTTCTTTTTTTGTGTTGCCAGGGTTTTGTTTTTCCCAATGCGTCGGCGCTTTCGCTGGCTTCGTTTGGTCACAATGCGGGCAGTGCTTCGGCGTTGATGGGCGCCATACAAATGGGCGTAGGCGCCGGCGCATCGGCAGTGGTGAGTCTTTTGCAAAACCACACGTCATTGCCGATGGCCGGCGTGATGGCCGGTTGCTCCGTTAGTGCGTTGTTGCTTTACACGCTGGGAAGAAAATTGATCGTTCAGCAAGCAAGTAAAGAGGCCGTGGCGGAAGAAGACGTGGAGATGATGACTACATTATAA
- a CDS encoding lysophospholipid acyltransferase family protein, which yields MRILLKSLQCLYVLYAFALFLVLMLPVFLWSLFATFFGKIKGGNLVYQACVIWADIWFPLVFIFHKNVYLQKPKEHCSYIFVANHISYLDAAVIPKTFRHPVRPLGKVEMAKIPVFGTIYKNAIVTVDRSSAGNRARSVQILKSVLRKEISVLVFPEGTFNMSHEPLKDFYDGAFRIAIETGTPIMPVLFLNTYDRMDHRSVFSLNPGKSRSVFLPEVSVEGLTPKDVGELKAKVFRQMSEALIERNASWIKA from the coding sequence ATGCGCATTTTGCTGAAGTCTCTGCAGTGCCTCTACGTTCTTTATGCTTTTGCGCTGTTTCTTGTTTTGATGCTGCCTGTTTTTTTGTGGTCGCTCTTTGCCACATTTTTTGGCAAAATCAAAGGTGGCAACCTTGTTTATCAGGCCTGCGTTATTTGGGCCGACATTTGGTTTCCGCTCGTGTTTATCTTTCACAAAAACGTTTACCTTCAAAAACCAAAAGAACATTGCTCGTACATTTTTGTGGCCAACCATATTTCTTATTTGGATGCGGCGGTGATTCCCAAAACCTTTCGTCATCCGGTGCGGCCGTTGGGCAAAGTGGAGATGGCAAAGATTCCCGTCTTCGGCACCATTTACAAAAACGCCATCGTTACCGTTGACCGAAGCAGTGCGGGCAACCGGGCCAGAAGCGTGCAGATCTTAAAATCTGTTTTGCGCAAAGAAATCTCGGTGCTTGTTTTTCCCGAAGGCACGTTTAACATGAGCCATGAACCCCTCAAAGATTTTTACGACGGCGCCTTTCGCATTGCCATTGAAACCGGCACGCCCATCATGCCGGTGCTTTTTTTAAACACCTATGACCGGATGGATCACCGGTCTGTTTTTTCCTTGAATCCCGGCAAAAGCCGCTCGGTTTTTTTGCCTGAGGTAAGCGTTGAGGGACTGACACCGAAAGACGTGGGTGAATTAAAAGCAAAGGTATTCAGGCAGATGAGCGAAGCATTGATTGAGCGAAACGCAAGCTGGATAAAGGCATAA
- a CDS encoding DUF4258 domain-containing protein has translation MKPAKVVFSLLIVIGFFFVFILKRWKEPLQHEAFDRHPATVYYTKHALCRMDCRHISKDEIAEIMEKGSINFNKSNRADRPCPTFALQGRTTSGENIRVIFAQCTDETKVITCYNLEEDFECHCPGDEKKNNN, from the coding sequence ATGAAGCCGGCAAAAGTTGTTTTTTCCCTCCTGATCGTGATTGGATTTTTCTTCGTTTTTATTTTAAAGCGATGGAAAGAACCGCTGCAACACGAGGCCTTTGATCGCCATCCGGCAACCGTATATTACACCAAACATGCGCTTTGCCGCATGGACTGCCGCCACATCAGCAAAGACGAAATTGCGGAGATCATGGAGAAGGGGAGCATTAATTTCAACAAATCAAACCGGGCCGACAGGCCTTGTCCAACCTTTGCGCTGCAAGGCCGCACCACCAGCGGTGAAAACATCCGTGTAATCTTTGCGCAGTGCACTGACGAAACCAAAGTAATCACTTGCTACAATTTGGAAGAGGATTTTGAATGCCATTGTCCCGGCGATGAAAAGAAAAATAACAATTGA